One window of uncultured Trichococcus sp. genomic DNA carries:
- a CDS encoding ribosomal L7Ae/L30e/S12e/Gadd45 family protein: MTPEDKMLNLLGLALRAGKLITGEEMTVKSIQKNEAVFVLCATDCSANTKEKLENKCRYYEVPFLVHFTSEQISQAIGKSRSICALTDRGFAKSFMRLKGTK; encoded by the coding sequence ATGACACCTGAAGACAAGATGTTAAATTTGCTGGGCTTGGCATTGCGCGCCGGCAAATTGATCACAGGTGAAGAAATGACCGTCAAGTCCATCCAAAAAAATGAAGCAGTCTTCGTACTTTGTGCGACGGACTGCAGCGCTAACACCAAAGAAAAATTAGAAAACAAATGCCGCTATTATGAAGTCCCGTTCCTGGTGCATTTCACTTCGGAACAAATCAGTCAAGCAATAGGCAAGTCCCGTTCCATTTGCGCTTTGACCGATAGAGGATTCGCCAAAAGTTTCATGCGGCTGAAAGGAACAAAGTAA
- a CDS encoding YlxR family protein codes for MKTRKIPMRKCVVSNEMKPKKELVRIVKNQAGEIAIDPTGRMNGRGAYVSLEPALVQKAWKQHILDKHLETAISDAFYQELYDYVEHQKARSLL; via the coding sequence ATGAAGACAAGAAAAATTCCGATGCGGAAATGTGTCGTCTCAAATGAGATGAAACCAAAAAAAGAATTAGTCCGCATCGTAAAAAATCAAGCAGGTGAAATTGCCATTGACCCTACCGGCCGCATGAATGGCCGTGGAGCCTATGTCTCTCTGGAACCTGCATTGGTGCAGAAGGCCTGGAAACAGCACATTTTGGACAAACACCTTGAGACCGCCATCAGTGATGCGTTCTACCAGGAGTTATACGATTATGTCGAACACCAAAAAGCAAGGAGCTTATTATGA
- the nusA gene encoding transcription termination factor NusA: MSKEMLSALEVLEKDKGISKEIVISALEAALVSAYKRNYGQAQNVEVEFDTKKGDIHVYAVKEVVDMVFDSTLEVSLEDALQINKAYELGDKIRFEVTPKDFGRIAAQTAKQVIMQRIREAERSIVYNQFIAYENDILTGVVERMDSRYIYVSLGKIEAVLSKQEQIPNETFQPHDRIKVYVTKVENTSKGPQVFVSRSHPDLLKRLFEQEVPEIFDGVVEIVSIAREAGDRSKVAVRSRDKNVDPVGTCVGPRGQRVQAIVNELRGENMDIVEWNEDPSIYTGNALNPAQVVKVDFHQADGSCTVIVPDYQLSLAIGKKGQNARLAAKLTGYKIDIKSETEYNKLLMESGAQKVASDEEDADTLHSFAGLDKIFTAEEVADDIVVPTEDTDYTEEYENDEKILDPEDVEQLISEVETDPEESYDELAKDFQD, encoded by the coding sequence ATGAGCAAAGAAATGTTAAGTGCTCTTGAAGTGTTGGAAAAAGACAAAGGTATTTCAAAAGAGATTGTCATCAGTGCGTTGGAAGCTGCGCTTGTGTCTGCATACAAACGCAATTACGGACAGGCCCAAAACGTTGAAGTTGAATTCGATACGAAAAAAGGGGATATCCATGTCTACGCTGTTAAAGAAGTAGTAGATATGGTGTTCGATTCGACTTTGGAAGTAAGTCTGGAGGATGCTTTGCAGATTAACAAGGCATACGAGTTAGGTGATAAGATCCGTTTTGAGGTCACTCCGAAAGATTTTGGACGGATTGCCGCTCAGACAGCCAAACAGGTCATCATGCAACGTATCCGCGAAGCGGAACGCAGCATCGTCTACAATCAATTCATCGCCTATGAGAATGACATTTTGACAGGTGTTGTCGAAAGAATGGACAGCCGTTACATTTATGTGAGCCTTGGGAAAATTGAGGCAGTGTTGTCCAAGCAGGAACAGATTCCGAATGAAACATTCCAGCCGCACGATCGCATCAAAGTGTACGTCACGAAAGTCGAAAACACTTCAAAAGGGCCGCAAGTTTTTGTAAGCCGCAGTCACCCCGACTTGCTGAAGCGCTTGTTTGAACAAGAAGTTCCTGAAATCTTCGATGGCGTAGTCGAAATCGTTTCGATCGCCCGTGAAGCAGGGGACCGTTCAAAAGTAGCCGTGCGCTCCCGCGATAAGAACGTCGATCCTGTCGGAACCTGCGTAGGACCGAGAGGCCAGCGTGTCCAAGCGATCGTCAATGAATTGCGCGGAGAAAACATGGATATCGTTGAATGGAATGAAGATCCGTCGATCTATACCGGAAACGCATTGAATCCGGCACAAGTCGTGAAGGTGGATTTCCATCAAGCGGACGGCAGCTGCACAGTCATCGTTCCGGATTACCAACTGTCATTGGCGATCGGTAAAAAAGGTCAAAATGCCCGCTTGGCGGCCAAATTGACAGGCTATAAAATCGATATCAAGTCCGAAACGGAGTATAATAAGTTATTGATGGAATCTGGTGCTCAAAAAGTTGCATCTGATGAAGAAGATGCTGATACGCTTCATTCTTTCGCTGGCTTGGATAAAATTTTTACGGCTGAGGAAGTCGCTGATGATATCGTAGTTCCAACGGAAGACACGGATTACACGGAAGAATACGAAAACGATGAAAAAATCCTTGATCCTGAAGATGTAGAGCAACTGATTTCGGAAGTCGAGACAGATCCGGAAGAAAGCTATGATGAATTAGCAAAGGACTTTCAAGACTAA